A single region of the Aeromonas hydrophila subsp. hydrophila ATCC 7966 genome encodes:
- a CDS encoding tagatose bisphosphate family class II aldolase, with protein MYLISSHEMLKDAQRRGYAVPAFNIHNLETVEVVARTAAKLHSPVILAATPGTYRHAGVEYLVSICASAAHQYRIPLVLHLDHHEDEQDIHYKVEAGIHSAMIDVSHLPFEENVAKVQRVVTFCHRMGASVEAELGQLGGQEDDLIVDAANAHLTDPDKAAEFVARTGIDSLAVAIGTAHGLYKEEPRLDFDRLAAIRARVAVPLVLHGASGIPDRDVRRCIELGVCKVNVATELKIAFSDAMKAFLAAHPDASDPRQYLVPAMAAMEEVVAAKIRMCMSDGKL; from the coding sequence ATGTATCTGATCTCGTCCCACGAAATGCTTAAAGATGCCCAGCGCCGCGGCTATGCGGTGCCCGCCTTCAACATCCACAACCTGGAGACCGTCGAGGTGGTGGCCCGCACCGCCGCCAAGCTGCACTCCCCGGTGATCCTGGCGGCCACGCCGGGCACCTACCGCCACGCCGGGGTCGAGTACCTGGTCTCCATCTGCGCCTCGGCAGCCCACCAGTACCGCATTCCGCTGGTACTGCATCTGGACCACCACGAGGACGAGCAGGATATCCACTACAAGGTCGAGGCCGGCATCCACTCCGCCATGATCGACGTCTCCCATCTGCCGTTCGAGGAGAACGTCGCCAAGGTGCAGCGGGTCGTCACCTTCTGCCACCGCATGGGGGCAAGCGTGGAGGCCGAGCTGGGCCAGCTCGGCGGACAGGAGGATGACCTGATAGTGGACGCCGCCAACGCCCATCTGACCGACCCGGACAAGGCGGCCGAGTTCGTGGCGCGCACCGGCATCGACTCCCTCGCCGTGGCCATCGGCACGGCCCACGGCCTCTACAAGGAGGAGCCGCGCCTCGACTTCGATCGCCTTGCCGCCATCCGGGCCAGGGTAGCGGTACCGCTGGTGCTGCACGGTGCCTCCGGCATTCCCGACCGGGACGTGCGCCGCTGCATCGAGCTCGGGGTGTGCAAGGTCAACGTGGCCACCGAGCTGAAGATCGCCTTCTCCGACGCCATGAAGGCCTTCCTCGCCGCCCACCCGGATGCCAGCGATCCGCGCCAGTATCTGGTGCCCGCCATGGCCGCCATGGAGGAGGTGGTCGCCGCCAAGATCCGCATGTGCATGAGCGACGGCAAGCTGTAA
- the nagA gene encoding N-acetylglucosamine-6-phosphate deacetylase, which yields MAERIRARRLLTEQGWLEHQVLTHEAGVITAIDPIPADDPEREVELLVPALIDGHVHGGAGVDVMDEAADALARLSLAKAAEGVGAFLATTVTAPLPAILSTLTRIADAMASPLPGAQLLGSYLEGPYFTPDNKGAHDPALFRELDLAELDRLQQVARGTLKVVALAPEKAGALAAIRHLKQAGIRVMLGHSAADHDTTMAALAAGASGLVHCFNGMRGLHHREPGMVGAGLVHPDAWLELIADGHHVHPSVLRLCHCCARDRLLLITDAMRAAGMPDGHYLLGDYRVEMKDGVVRTDTGGLAGSTLTLLGAVRNMVQLAGVPLEEAIRMASLAPARLLGMEHRLGSLAVGKQANLLALTAELNQQHIWVAGREILPAPTPLSFPEAGARQGAKESSCI from the coding sequence ATGGCAGAGCGGATCCGCGCCCGCCGCCTGCTGACCGAGCAGGGCTGGCTGGAACATCAGGTACTGACCCATGAAGCGGGCGTCATCACCGCCATCGACCCCATCCCGGCCGACGACCCGGAGCGGGAGGTCGAGCTGCTGGTGCCCGCCCTCATCGATGGCCACGTTCACGGCGGGGCCGGCGTCGACGTGATGGACGAGGCGGCCGACGCCCTGGCCCGCCTCTCCCTTGCCAAGGCGGCAGAAGGGGTGGGTGCCTTTCTCGCCACCACGGTCACCGCCCCGCTGCCCGCCATCCTCAGCACCCTCACTCGCATCGCCGATGCCATGGCGAGCCCCCTGCCGGGCGCGCAACTGCTCGGCAGCTATCTGGAGGGGCCCTATTTTACCCCGGACAACAAGGGCGCCCATGATCCGGCCCTGTTCCGGGAGCTGGATCTGGCGGAGCTCGACCGGTTGCAACAGGTGGCGCGAGGCACCCTGAAGGTGGTCGCCCTCGCCCCCGAAAAGGCCGGGGCGCTGGCCGCCATCCGTCATCTCAAGCAGGCCGGCATCCGGGTGATGCTGGGTCACTCCGCCGCCGACCACGACACCACCATGGCGGCGCTGGCGGCGGGAGCCTCCGGGCTGGTGCACTGTTTCAACGGCATGCGCGGCCTGCACCACAGAGAACCCGGCATGGTCGGCGCCGGCCTGGTGCATCCCGATGCCTGGCTGGAGCTCATCGCCGACGGCCACCACGTCCATCCGAGCGTGCTCAGACTCTGTCACTGCTGCGCCAGGGATCGCCTGCTGCTCATCACGGACGCCATGCGCGCCGCCGGCATGCCGGACGGCCACTACCTGCTCGGCGACTACCGGGTGGAGATGAAGGACGGGGTGGTGCGCACCGACACCGGCGGCCTGGCGGGCAGCACCCTCACCCTGCTCGGCGCCGTGCGCAACATGGTGCAGCTGGCCGGCGTGCCGCTGGAGGAGGCCATCCGCATGGCTTCGCTGGCACCGGCCCGGCTGCTGGGGATGGAACATCGCCTCGGCTCGCTGGCCGTCGGCAAGCAGGCCAACCTGCTCGCCCTGACCGCGGAACTCAATCAACAACATATCTGGGTAGCGGGCCGGGAGATCCTCCCCGCCCCAACCCCGCTCTCTTTCCCTGAAGCTGGTGCCCGCCAGGGTGCCAAGGAGTCCTCATGTATCTGA
- the ast gene encoding thermostable cytotonic enterotoxin Ast, protein MHARTAMTLLLMLTPFAQAETLSLEGDQYRIKVETDAGKFRELTFTNTANGDLIRSDNLFDIKGTDDRLTPSADFKVTAFTKSDDRIEMALENADFVVKSAIRLGRDKRYASIDFALDTLKNGKKINGFSMLPFHSQAPFVYGAINSSPIVSDSFFITPQNPLVNTRAYEGGVSQLIPLKLPLAQGKPLSYRTYVGTFGEGQLRRDFNRFLNEARDRPYAPYLHYNSWLDIGFFNPYTEAEALKRIDQFGEALISRRGVPMNGFLFDDGWDDRLGNWGFSKDFPNGFSKLKRAAERYHAQLGIWLSPWGGYNKPRDERVSHAAEFGYELSDGKFALSGPVYYQNFHQKVMSLIKDQGVTHFKFDGTGNADKLIEGSRFTSDFDAAIHLIADARAANPKVFINLTTGTTASPAWLFFADSIWRGGDDINFYGPGSRVQQWITYRDAETYRSIVKNGPLFPLNSLMLHGLVYAKQAKHLDRQSPQDFADQAWSYFATGTQLQELYLTPELLSGQNWDLLAKAALWSQQNQAVLFDSHWIGGDPTLLAVYGWAAWSPSRAFITLRNPSSQPQTFLLEPQRQLEIPAGEATRFTVQSRYGSNASVPATLDAPSLITLAPLELITLELTPAGAKPAAAEKS, encoded by the coding sequence ATGCACGCACGTACCGCCATGACGCTGCTGCTCATGCTGACCCCCTTCGCCCAGGCAGAGACCCTGTCGCTGGAGGGTGACCAGTACCGTATCAAGGTCGAAACCGATGCCGGCAAGTTCCGGGAGCTGACCTTCACCAATACCGCCAACGGCGATCTCATTCGCTCTGACAACCTGTTCGACATCAAGGGGACGGATGATCGGCTGACCCCCTCCGCCGATTTCAAGGTCACTGCATTCACCAAGAGCGACGACCGGATCGAGATGGCGCTGGAAAATGCCGACTTCGTGGTCAAGAGCGCCATCCGGCTGGGCCGGGACAAGCGCTACGCCAGCATCGACTTTGCCCTCGACACCCTCAAGAACGGCAAAAAGATCAACGGCTTCTCCATGCTTCCCTTCCACTCCCAGGCGCCGTTTGTCTATGGCGCCATCAACAGCTCGCCCATCGTCAGCGACAGCTTCTTCATTACCCCCCAGAATCCGCTGGTCAATACCCGGGCCTACGAGGGTGGCGTCAGCCAGCTGATCCCGCTCAAGCTGCCGCTCGCCCAGGGCAAGCCGCTCAGCTATCGCACCTATGTCGGCACCTTTGGCGAGGGTCAGCTCAGGCGCGACTTCAACCGCTTCCTCAACGAGGCCCGCGATCGCCCCTACGCCCCCTACCTGCATTACAACTCCTGGCTCGACATCGGCTTCTTCAATCCCTACACGGAGGCCGAGGCACTCAAGCGCATCGATCAGTTCGGCGAGGCGCTGATCAGCCGGCGCGGCGTGCCCATGAACGGCTTTCTGTTTGACGACGGCTGGGACGATCGACTGGGCAACTGGGGTTTCAGCAAGGATTTCCCCAACGGCTTCAGCAAGCTCAAGCGTGCGGCCGAACGCTACCATGCCCAGCTCGGGATCTGGCTCTCCCCCTGGGGTGGCTACAACAAGCCAAGGGATGAGCGGGTCTCCCATGCCGCCGAGTTCGGCTATGAGCTGAGCGATGGCAAGTTCGCCCTCTCCGGTCCGGTCTACTACCAGAACTTCCACCAGAAGGTGATGTCGCTCATCAAGGATCAGGGAGTCACCCACTTCAAGTTCGACGGGACCGGCAATGCGGACAAGCTGATCGAGGGGAGTCGCTTCACCAGCGACTTCGATGCCGCCATCCACCTGATCGCAGATGCGCGAGCCGCCAATCCGAAGGTGTTCATCAACCTGACCACCGGCACCACCGCCTCCCCCGCCTGGCTGTTCTTTGCCGATTCCATCTGGCGCGGCGGCGATGACATCAACTTCTACGGACCCGGCTCCAGGGTACAGCAGTGGATCACCTACCGGGATGCCGAGACCTATCGCTCCATCGTCAAGAACGGCCCCCTGTTTCCGCTCAACTCCTTGATGCTGCACGGACTGGTCTATGCCAAACAGGCCAAGCATCTGGATCGGCAGTCACCGCAAGACTTCGCCGATCAGGCCTGGAGCTATTTCGCCACCGGCACCCAGTTGCAGGAGCTCTATCTCACGCCGGAACTGTTGAGCGGCCAGAACTGGGACCTGCTGGCCAAGGCGGCGCTCTGGTCGCAGCAGAACCAGGCCGTGCTGTTCGACAGCCACTGGATCGGCGGCGATCCCACCCTGCTGGCGGTGTATGGCTGGGCGGCCTGGAGTCCGAGCCGCGCCTTCATCACCCTGCGCAATCCCTCCAGCCAGCCGCAGACATTCCTGCTGGAGCCTCAACGCCAGCTGGAGATCCCGGCGGGCGAGGCCACCCGCTTCACGGTGCAGTCGCGCTACGGCAGCAATGCCAGCGTACCGGCCACCCTCGATGCCCCCAGCCTCATCACCCTGGCGCCGCTGGAGCTCATCACCCTGGAGCTGACCCCGGCGGGAGCCAAACCCGCGGCTGCGGAAAAATCCTGA